The genomic interval TCGAGCGCCTCGAGCTGGGCGCGCAGGGCCGCGTAGGTCTCGGGTTTGTCGAACGCCCCGCGGACGTAGTGGATGCCGCGCTCGAAGTCGTCCCAGACGGCCTCGTCGATGGGCTTGCGCCGGGAGAAGGCCGACACGCCGTCCTTCATTTCCTTGCGAAACTGCTCTTCCGACTTGTCGCGCCTCGCGACGCCAACGACCGCGAAGCCGCCGGGGAGCGTCCGGCTCAGGGACAAGTTGTAGAGCGCAGGCAAGAGCTTGCGCTTCGTGAGGTCGCCCGAGGCCCCGAAGATGACGACGGCGAACGGGGCCGCGGTACGGTCCTCGGAGAGCCCACGCCGGAGCGGGTTCTGCATGGTGTCAGGCCTTCTTGACGGCGTGACCGCCGAACTCGTTGCGCAGCGCCGCGAGGACGCGCATGGCGAAGGAGCTCTCTTGCCGCGACGTGAACCGGGCGAAGAGCGACGCGGCGATCGTGGGGACGGGGACCGCCAACGCGATGGCCTCGTTCACTGTCCAACGGCCCTCGCCCGAGTCGTTCACGTAGGCCTTGAGCCCCTCGAGCTTCGGGTCCTTCTTGAACGCGTTCTCGGCGAGCTCGAGGAGCCACGACCGCACGACGCTGCCTCGGTTCCAGATGCCCGAGAGGCGCCCGAGGTCGTAGCCGTAGTCGCTCGCGGCGAGCAGCTCGAAGCCCTCGGCGTAGGCCTGCATCATCGCGTACTCGATGCCATTGTGGACCATCTTGGCGAAGTGCCCGGCGCCCGCCTTCCCGAGGTAGGCGAGGCCCTCTTCGGGCGCGAGCGTCCGCAGCGCGGGCTCGATGTGGTCGTAGGCGGACCGGTCCCCGCCGACCATGAGGCAGTACCCGTTCTGAAGGCCCCAGACGCCGCCCGAGGTGCCGGCGTCGAGGAACCTCATGCCCTTCTCCTCCAAGAAGGCCGATCGCCGGATGGATTCGCGGAAGTTCGAGTTGCCGCCGTCGATGACGATGTCGCCCTTGGAGAGCAGGCCCGCGAGCTCGACGATGGTCGCCTCGGTCGGATCCCCCGCGGGGACCATCACCCATACGGCGCGGGGCCCCGAGAGCTTGCCCACGAGCTCCGCGAGCGACGACGCGCCCTTTGCGCCTTCGGCGAC from Myxococcales bacterium carries:
- the gnd gene encoding decarboxylating 6-phosphogluconate dehydrogenase → MQIALVGLGKMGGNMVRRLLRGGHEVVAFDRSADAVAAVVAEGAKGASSLAELVGKLSGPRAVWVMVPAGDPTEATIVELAGLLSKGDIVIDGGNSNFRESIRRSAFLEEKGMRFLDAGTSGGVWGLQNGYCLMVGGDRSAYDHIEPALRTLAPEEGLAYLGKAGAGHFAKMVHNGIEYAMMQAYAEGFELLAASDYGYDLGRLSGIWNRGSVVRSWLLELAENAFKKDPKLEGLKAYVNDSGEGRWTVNEAIALAVPVPTIAASLFARFTSRQESSFAMRVLAALRNEFGGHAVKKA